One stretch of Thermoprotei archaeon DNA includes these proteins:
- a CDS encoding glycosyltransferase, with amino-acid sequence MYKRIYIAPCGIGLGHVRRMEALAGALKNFGIGNVVFSTYGVGYQYLHKLHYDYCVYKSPEIDLIFNEDGYFDFHNTVMRYGIVSLYRFIKQIGYEIGRLNFFKPSVVISDSRLSTTLAGWILGIPTITVLNQLNISIPRVRPMRSTTRLLKKISERFTFEVFSFLWARSKKIVVADFPPPYTISRMNIMVHQKYKNRFKLIGPLLPLDLRELPSKDRVKEMLGLKSPVIVAVFSGNKIERNIAHAKLLPYMMKLAKTGYTVIEIGGLNNFIPSLNNFYSYPFVEDVYMYMRAADVAISTGGQTTLAELMKIGVPTIALPPIGHTEKTENSTIIKKLGLGIVVPLQKVSNNLENLVKEVLYNESYRNQAIKVSEEVNKYKGITTLSKMVLDLMED; translated from the coding sequence ATGTATAAAAGAATATACATTGCTCCGTGTGGTATTGGACTTGGTCATGTAAGAAGGATGGAAGCGTTAGCAGGAGCATTAAAAAATTTTGGCATAGGAAATGTTGTGTTCTCAACTTATGGTGTTGGATACCAATACCTCCATAAATTACATTATGATTATTGCGTATATAAATCACCTGAAATAGATCTAATTTTTAATGAGGATGGCTATTTTGATTTTCATAACACAGTTATGCGATATGGGATTGTTTCACTTTATAGATTTATAAAACAAATTGGTTATGAGATAGGAAGGTTAAACTTTTTTAAACCTAGTGTAGTAATCTCTGATTCCCGCCTCTCTACAACGTTAGCAGGATGGATTTTAGGTATTCCTACAATAACGGTATTAAATCAATTAAATATATCAATACCTCGTGTGCGTCCTATGCGCTCTACTACTCGTTTATTAAAGAAGATTAGTGAGCGTTTTACATTTGAAGTGTTCAGTTTTCTTTGGGCTAGAAGTAAAAAAATCGTGGTTGCAGATTTTCCTCCGCCCTATACTATCTCCAGAATGAATATAATGGTTCACCAAAAGTACAAGAATCGATTTAAGTTAATAGGTCCTCTGTTACCTTTAGACTTAAGAGAATTACCATCAAAGGATAGAGTTAAAGAAATGCTTGGACTTAAATCACCAGTCATTGTTGCTGTTTTTTCAGGAAATAAGATTGAGCGAAATATTGCTCATGCTAAGTTATTACCATACATGATGAAATTAGCGAAGACTGGTTATACCGTGATAGAAATTGGCGGTTTAAATAATTTCATCCCTTCATTAAATAATTTTTACTCTTATCCTTTCGTCGAAGATGTTTATATGTACATGAGAGCTGCTGATGTAGCGATTTCAACAGGTGGGCAGACGACACTCGCCGAACTTATGAAAATTGGTGTGCCCACAATAGCATTACCACCAATTGGTCACACTGAGAAAACGGAGAATTCCACAATCATAAAGAAATTAGGATTAGGCATAGTTGTTCCTCTGCAAAAGGTATCAAATAATTTAGAAAATTTAGTAAAAGAGGTACTATATAACGAATCATATAGAAATCAAGCAATTAAGGTAAGCGAAGAGGTTAATAAATATAAGGGGATCACCACTCTATCAAAAATGGTGCTAGACCTCATGGAGGATTAA